A stretch of the Prochlorococcus marinus str. MIT 0918 genome encodes the following:
- the lepB gene encoding signal peptidase I, whose product MNSLITLADFSKDKNLRTNSSLQSKKISLWASFWELFGPIFFALSLYAGVKQFIAEARYIPSGSMLPTLQINDRLIIEKLTYLSRTPQRGEIVVFNSPHSFNESLIADRASPLPSTLKCAVVSFPLFNLIPGIVDKACYAYIKRVVAVGGDDVVINSQGRVFINNEFVNEPYVTNYCSSENTNFMNCRFLRTKVPLGHVLVLGDNRSNSWDGRYWPGNKFLPEEQILGRAVLRFWPINRIGNLNQIQ is encoded by the coding sequence TTGAATTCATTAATAACGTTGGCTGACTTTTCTAAAGATAAGAATTTAAGAACAAATTCATCTCTTCAGAGTAAGAAGATTAGCTTATGGGCTTCTTTTTGGGAATTGTTTGGGCCCATATTCTTTGCATTGTCTTTATATGCAGGAGTAAAGCAATTTATTGCTGAAGCACGATATATCCCTTCAGGATCAATGTTGCCTACTCTTCAAATTAATGATCGGCTTATTATAGAGAAGCTTACTTATTTAAGCCGAACTCCTCAACGTGGGGAAATCGTTGTATTTAATTCTCCTCATTCCTTTAATGAGAGTTTGATAGCAGATCGAGCTAGTCCTCTTCCTTCAACTCTTAAGTGTGCTGTAGTTAGTTTTCCTCTTTTTAACCTCATACCAGGGATAGTTGACAAAGCCTGTTATGCATATATAAAACGTGTTGTTGCTGTTGGTGGTGATGATGTTGTTATTAATTCTCAAGGGCGCGTGTTTATAAACAATGAATTTGTTAATGAGCCATATGTGACGAATTACTGTTCCTCGGAAAATACTAATTTTATGAACTGTCGCTTTCTAAGAACAAAAGTTCCTCTTGGGCATGTTTTGGTTTTAGGAGACAATAGATCTAATAGTTGGGATGGGAGGTATTGGCCAGGGAATAAGTTTTTACCTGAAGAACAGATTTTAGGTAGGGCGGTTTTGAGGTTTTGGCCTATTAATAGGATTGGGAACCTGAATCAAATTCAATGA
- a CDS encoding dihydroorotase, which translates to MSNSYLFDPIQILYGPDKKLVNDAVLITNRKIKSFGEDARNLAKKLNIKRTNAQSWIFAPCLVDPHSFLENHFNSNIETLSSLRRKAAYAGYGQIALLPKSILWRDLAEHLQGLLNPQGNVFIHLWGGFSLKGEGKVLSSHQDLLNNGAIGLADNDFIIPIDLLKKGLLLAELKDKPLLIAPRDPSIQGDGIVREGVEALRSGLQQDPTDSEIIPLNLLLALQKQHPEASIRLMNLSTAAGISALKHSNPRPMASVCWWHLIADQTKVSSTELGIKVLPSLGNANDRKKLIEALQERILTGVSVTGTPLDELETLKPTGERRPGLSGHNLVLPCLWHELVEKSQWTVEQLWEAISFGPSKLLGLAPETLSTESYRWLCFDPQGKWEQTSDRQSHWGEPYSSNQPFKGKQITGKIIDCGLIEFDSGSQSY; encoded by the coding sequence ATGTCTAATTCATATCTATTTGACCCTATTCAAATCCTTTACGGTCCTGACAAAAAGTTAGTTAATGATGCCGTCTTAATTACCAATAGGAAAATAAAATCCTTTGGGGAAGATGCGCGTAATTTAGCCAAAAAATTAAATATAAAAAGAACTAATGCACAAAGTTGGATTTTTGCACCTTGTTTAGTAGATCCTCATTCTTTTCTAGAGAATCACTTCAATAGCAACATAGAGACATTATCAAGTTTGCGAAGGAAAGCGGCATATGCTGGTTACGGACAAATTGCGCTTCTTCCCAAAAGCATACTGTGGAGAGACCTTGCTGAACATTTACAAGGACTATTAAATCCTCAGGGAAATGTTTTCATTCATCTTTGGGGTGGCTTTAGCTTGAAAGGCGAAGGAAAAGTATTATCTTCACATCAAGATCTACTTAATAATGGTGCTATTGGTTTAGCTGATAACGACTTCATCATACCTATAGATTTATTAAAAAAAGGACTTTTACTAGCTGAATTAAAAGATAAGCCTCTTCTAATAGCACCAAGAGATCCATCCATTCAGGGGGATGGGATTGTGAGAGAAGGAGTTGAGGCGCTTCGTTCAGGTTTGCAGCAAGACCCTACAGATAGTGAAATCATTCCATTAAATCTTTTATTGGCATTACAAAAACAACATCCTGAAGCATCGATAAGGTTAATGAACTTATCTACTGCTGCTGGAATTTCGGCTTTAAAACATAGTAATCCACGACCAATGGCTAGCGTATGCTGGTGGCATCTTATAGCAGACCAAACAAAAGTCTCTTCAACAGAATTAGGTATAAAAGTATTACCTTCTCTGGGGAATGCTAATGATAGAAAAAAACTTATCGAAGCACTTCAAGAAAGAATCTTAACGGGTGTATCTGTAACTGGAACCCCATTAGATGAACTTGAGACATTAAAGCCTACTGGTGAGAGAAGGCCAGGTTTAAGTGGGCATAACCTAGTACTTCCTTGTTTGTGGCATGAATTAGTAGAAAAGTCTCAATGGACTGTTGAACAATTATGGGAAGCAATTAGTTTCGGCCCATCTAAACTATTGGGACTAGCTCCTGAAACATTAAGCACTGAAAGTTATCGTTGGCTTTGTTTTGATCCACAAGGGAAGTGGGAGCAAACATCTGATAGACAAAGCCATTGGGGAGAACCATATTCTTCTAATCAACCCTTTAAAGGAAAGCAAATTACAGGGAAAATTATTGATTGTGGGCTCATTGAATTTGATTCAGGTTCCCAATCCTATTAA
- a CDS encoding 2-carboxy-D-arabinitol-1-phosphatase codes for MTLRLLLIRHGLSTYNLEKRIQGRNDLSTLTEKGILQAAKTGLALKDLNIDAIYSSPLKRAADTTKELSKHHPQITTVFDNDLLEVDLGPWSGLTVHEVKEKFPDLYLTWKDSPNELTLQNENGNSYKPIEELMHQSENFLQNLYEKYNQDEDKNIVIVAHNAILRSLILKILNKPNIGYRRIKLDNSSISIFNINSYKNNEYDVQIQTLNNTAHLEQKLSPKGNSARIILVRHGETDWNKAGRFQGQIDVPLNEKGKQQAISAGNFLEDIVFDQVFCSSMSRPIETAQIILRNHPPITIQEQKGLIEIGHGLWEGKLESEISLNWNDLLTKWKQSPQKVQMPQGENIEEVSKRAMKSWKLICKKLSPHETALVVAHDAVNKTIICNLLGLSTSDIWKIKQGNGGITIIDLKATQDDLDVITSLNITSHLGGVIDKTAQGAL; via the coding sequence ATGACCTTACGCCTTCTATTAATTCGCCATGGGTTAAGTACCTATAACCTTGAAAAACGGATACAAGGACGAAATGATCTCTCAACGCTTACAGAGAAAGGAATTCTCCAAGCTGCAAAAACTGGGTTGGCATTAAAAGATTTAAATATTGACGCAATTTACAGTTCACCACTTAAACGAGCAGCAGATACAACAAAAGAATTATCAAAGCATCATCCCCAGATCACCACTGTTTTTGATAATGATTTGCTAGAGGTAGACTTAGGTCCATGGAGTGGACTAACAGTTCATGAAGTCAAAGAAAAATTTCCTGATCTATATTTAACCTGGAAAGATTCTCCTAATGAACTTACTCTTCAAAATGAAAATGGAAATAGCTATAAGCCTATTGAAGAATTAATGCACCAATCAGAAAATTTCTTGCAGAATCTATATGAAAAATATAATCAAGATGAAGATAAGAACATAGTTATAGTTGCACATAATGCAATTCTTCGTTCTTTAATATTAAAGATATTAAACAAACCAAATATTGGATATAGAAGAATCAAATTAGATAATTCATCAATCTCGATTTTCAATATAAACTCTTATAAAAATAATGAATATGATGTTCAAATACAAACTCTAAATAATACAGCGCACCTTGAACAAAAACTATCTCCAAAAGGGAATTCCGCTCGAATTATTCTTGTTAGGCATGGAGAAACAGATTGGAATAAAGCAGGTCGATTTCAAGGACAAATAGATGTCCCACTCAATGAGAAAGGTAAGCAACAGGCTATATCGGCAGGTAATTTTTTAGAGGACATAGTTTTTGACCAGGTTTTTTGTAGCTCTATGTCAAGGCCAATTGAAACGGCACAAATCATTTTAAGAAATCATCCCCCAATTACAATTCAAGAACAAAAAGGACTTATTGAAATTGGCCATGGACTGTGGGAAGGCAAGTTAGAGTCTGAAATCTCTTTAAATTGGAATGACTTATTAACCAAGTGGAAACAATCTCCACAAAAAGTTCAAATGCCTCAAGGGGAGAACATAGAAGAAGTGTCCAAGAGAGCCATGAAAAGTTGGAAGCTTATTTGTAAGAAGCTTTCGCCTCATGAAACTGCTCTTGTTGTCGCTCATGATGCAGTCAACAAAACAATTATTTGCAACCTCCTTGGGCTTTCAACTTCAGATATATGGAAAATCAAGCAAGGGAATGGTGGCATTACAATAATCGACTTAAAAGCAACACAAGATGATCTTGACGTAATCACATCTCTAAATATCACCTCCCACTTAGGAGGTGTAATTGACAAGACAGCTCAAGGAGCACTATAA